TTTTTCAGGTACTTATCGGCAAACATAAAACAAAGCTAAGATAAAAAGCGAACTTTCAGGCCAAAAAAAAATCCGGGTATTACCCGGATTTCATATCGTTGTTTTTCTTTTTTATTCCGTTTTCTGAGCGGCATATTCTTCGTTTAATGCCTTCAGCACATCTGCCGTAATATTGTTGGCTTCAGGGCCAATTAATACGTTTGTACCATTTAATATATAGTCGTAACCGGCCTTTTCGTTGTAACGCTCCAGGTAATCCATAATATTTTCCAGGATTTTGGTGTTGTTGCCCTGCTGAATTTCAGCCAGTTTAGTCGACAGTTCCTGGTCGAGTTTAACAATCTCCTGTTCTTTACCCACCAAACGATCGCGTTCCTGTACGGCACGTTGCTCAGTTAAAAAGCCTCCACGCTGCAGTTTTTCCTGAAAAGCAGCTGCTTCTTTTTCAAACGACTGACGTTTTGTACCGTATTCAGAAGTATACGCTTCCTGCTTTTTAGTAAACTCATCATGTAAATCCTCCGACAGGTTGTAGTTTAAAATTACCGAATCGGCTTTGATATAAGCAATTTTTAATCCTCCTGCCGAGGTTTCGGCAGCGGCT
Above is a genomic segment from uncultured Draconibacterium sp. containing:
- a CDS encoding OmpH family outer membrane protein, with the protein product MKGTSLVVSVVLFVAVIVLYVLHFTGQGAGEGVSIKAAAETSAGGLKIAYIKADSVILNYNLSEDLHDEFTKKQEAYTSEYGTKRQSFEKEAAAFQEKLQRGGFLTEQRAVQERDRLVGKEQEIVKLDQELSTKLAEIQQGNNTKILENIMDYLERYNEKAGYDYILNGTNVLIGPEANNITADVLKALNEEYAAQKTE